tttaggtttaaaggtggcctcgaagaccgaggccatctgctttcTGGGCCTCGGCAGGGGCCACCGGCCagtgcccacatcgtagtggagggtgcggattcccatcggcaacaccatgaagtatttaggtttgattttggatagccggtgggagttcagcgcccattttaaagttaaggacaaagttgaccagggcggcgggcgctctttccagcctgctgcccaacctggaaggtccaaatatcccttgtcgaaggttataccacggggtcgtgcggtccatagcactatacggcagcccggtctgggctgacgccctagaagcgttctgccgctctcctgcggggcccgcagcgggtcattgcgcagcaggccatacgggcgtatcgcacggtctcgttcaggcggctagtcttttggccggattcctgccctgggatctggacgccaaggctctctccgatacattccattggagggaggaggcgttcaggaggGCAGCGTCCCTGAaggtggaggccaaagggcctccttacggcgaaccgccgtggaggagtggcgtctcaggctggaggccccgtcagcggggcttcgggccgtcgcggcagtgcgtcctgtctttgcacagtggctggacaggcgccacggcgcggctccttcgattgacacaggtgctcaccgggcatgggggcttcggggagtacctgtgacAGAGAGTaggacggagataagcgccgtgtgtcaccattgtgacaactgcccgcgggatacggcccaacatacgttggagtcgtgcccagcctgggacgatgagcgcagcgctctcgtgtcagtcgtcggaggagacctctcgctgccggctgtggtcgcgtccatggtcgacagtcgggaggcctggcgtgcggtggcccacttctgtgaggtggttctctcgcagaaggagagtgccgagagggatcgggaacgggccgatccctcccgccgtcagaggagacgtaggaggcgccgggtggacgactgaccggcgtctcccgccctgtggaatgggggcgtttggagaataccaccacggtatcccctgcctgtcgtaaaggcgactaataggggccacgaaggggtcgtcggcgggcagcaggggctgtccgtctagtgcgcgcgcacttttcagtgcgtgtagtgcgttcatcgcacactttcggttgTCCCACGGGttgggcggcagtgtggtgttgacctcacgctgccgctgacgctgagggcgtccttcggtgcgcggggcttagggccccatttaggagacgggccgcaaggcggcaccgcgcaggggcggccgcggacgaaactcggacctggtgtcacgaggtagcacgcagtcgtccctatgcgccgaagaggtcaacgcggagttttagttggtaggtcgttgcgtagggactagtttgttagggttagggactcggcccgaccgccgcccgtgggttccgggccgctcaattgtcgggtcgtaggcagtaccccaacataaccgctcagtcgcccccgaaggctgggcggtagtaataaggtactttctccgcgaaaccaaaaggTTGGGgtggtgctaggtcaggaaacctccacgtggtgcaccctgggcaacggcgcgtcgatcagaccgatcaggctgatctgcgcgccggcgaatatcctgacaacgaggtggttggcggtcgtcgcctcttgtggcggccgtcgtgtcgtagtgtcgagattggcccatcttgggcggctcccggttctgcccggggtgtcgacgggctcggtgtgcgctcaccccgccccgagcaggcagtgggggactctccctcccattgtcgccgtcgtagatcgtaatccggtatggaggtctgtggatatgtctcgcgctcctgctggaccgagggtcttggcttaaccgcccggaccgcgaggaagaaaacctctataaaaatcaccccgaatcccaagcggcggcgcgcggggatgcatggccgatgggtagttcggtctcgagtgcgaccccgccagagtaccggccgacactctgtgcgggttacgctaggcttacccaggtacaggggcactgcctgggcggaccaccctttccccatactcgtgggaacagtaatggaatttttaaatcttaaacaaCCCAAAATCACATTGACGAGATTGCCTACTCCAGTTCCGGCTGGAGGCGGAGGTCGGCAGGTGCAAGCCAATGACGTAGACGAGGTGCAGGAGAGTGCGGCTGAAAGGCCCATGGAGGTAGCGGCCGAGTTCACAAGGCCTTTGACAGCTTCGGAATCGACTCCGAATCAAGTGAGAGTATGTCGTCGGTCCGTAGCAAGAAATTCTGGAGACGGCACTCTCGCTCCAAGGAGGCGAAATATGCTTGACGAGCGAGACTGACGAACCGGCTCCGAAAGCGGTCACGACTGATGGCAGAGGACGAGGGCGTCCGCCATCTACCGGGCATTATGCCCCTCGACGCTCGAAGGCGGGAGCAATCCCGTCAAAGAATGGAGAAAGAACTCGAGGATCAACTTCGACAAGAAAAACGGCCGGTGACCTCGAAACGCATGGACATCGAGGAACCCCGAGTCATCTCGAAGGAAGACCTGCTACACTGCGGTCATATGGTCCGTCACATAGTCCGTAAGTCGGGGAACCTAAAGGGACCTCGCAGAAAGCACTCAATCATGTGACggacacaataaaacaatacgtCGAGCAGCCGGAATCCGAGTTGATGGCACGCTTGAAAGGAGAGCACGCGAGGTGGAAGAGCGCGGAGCCCAACTTGCGGAATCCGTGAAAAAGTTGCAGGAGGAAAACAGCTCCCTACGGAGGCGCCTAGAAGAACTAGAGGCGTCTGCCAGTAAGCCTTCTACGGAAGAAGTGCTGGCAATGATTGAGGCAAGGGTGCAGGCCAGGATGGAGTCTATCCAGATGGGCCCGGCACAGCACCCCCATTAACACACGAACGAAGGACTACCGGGGATACGCAACTCCCGGTAGCGGATGGTATCGTTGGGGAGCGCAAAGTAAGCAGCCAAAGGGCAAAGGTATTGGGAAAAAGTCGGCCAAGCCTGCACCTGCTCCCGCCCCGGCTCCCACTATCCCCGTTCCTGTTGCTGGGCCCTCCAGCGCCCCGCCGCAAGTCATAGCGGGTCCCTCCTCGGCGACGGCGGCTGTGACGCCCACGACGGCACCAACAGCCAGAAAAACCGCGAGAAGAACGGTGCACCTGAAAGAGGAAGGCGCCAGGCCCCAAAACAAGAAGGGAGGAAAGAAAGGACAGGCAGTGCAACCAGCGCcggagccccgtccgctgccgccggcctGCGTCAATGGATACGCCGTGGGTAGTGGTGGCCAAGAAGTCAAAGAAAGGAAGCCCGCTACAGCGCAAGCGGCCAATGCACAGCCGCCGCAGCCGACGCGCAGGGCGGAGCCCAAATTGCGGCCGCCACGCTCCGCGGCGGTTATCATTTCCCTAACGCCGTCGGCGGTGGCCAAGGAGCTGTCGTACAAACAAAGTACTGACGGACGCCCAGGCGAGTtgacctcaccggccttgatATCAGCAGGTTGAGGCcaaagtttgcggccacgggcgccccaatgtacaggtgcccggggccaactccgaagagagggccgactcccttgccgcaaggctgagggagtgcctCGGGTCGGAGGATGTGAAAGTATCCCGACCCACAAAGACTGTAGAACTGCGGCTGACGGAGCtggactacacggccactccggagtcagtcgcagcggccctctcaaggccggtgagtgctCCTCGGAGCTAATTAAAGTAGGGCAGATTCGCCCCGATCGGTCAGGTGTAGGGACCGCCTGGGTGAaaatgcccataaaggcggcccaaagGTCAAGGGGCGGGCCGCATCTTAATAGGCTGGACCGCGGCTAAGGTGACCGTCCTAGAGTCGCGGCCAATGCGGtgtttccggtgcctggagtccgggcacgtccgggagcgctgcgactgcgcagtgGACCGCAGTGACCTCTACTACCGCTGCGGCCAGGCGGGCCACAAGATCCGAGAATGTAAGGCCCcgccgaactgcgcagtctgcgcggccGCTGGCAGAGCCCGCCGGGCACCGCTTAGGGGAAGGCATGCGCTGCCCTCCCGTCCGCAACCAGCGCCGCCCCCAAAGAAGGAATGCGcctgcggctgaggttctgtcccagccgcaggcggcaaGCTCACAACaggcagtggccgagatggacgtggaggagatcgcccatcaataatggatataagtttcctccaggcgaacatcaaccactgcgcccgcgcccaggacctgttgtcccaaagcctggcgcagtggtcggtgcaagtggccgtggtcgccgaaccgtattttgtcccgcccgagataactgggtaggggacatcgacgggtcggtggccatcatcaccagggtgccgctggctccccgcccttcgcaaaagtcgagaagggccagggatgcgtcgcggctctgttgggggaattgtggatagttggagtttatttctccccaacagaccctggccgagttcgaatctttcctcgttcggctgggggccctggttgagcagggccaacctcacccgacgatcgtcgccggtgacttcaacgcgaaatccgcggtctggggttcgccggcgaccgacgctcgcggtgaggtcctggagaatgggcgatctccgtcggcctggccgttctgaacaggggtcggtggacacgtgcgtgcggcacaacggcgggtcaattgttgatttgtcgtttgggtgccccgtcgtcgcacgtcgtgtccgtggctggagggtcctcgtggacgcggagacactatcggatcatcgatatataaggttcgatgtcgccgcgcccacgagtcaacgtaaccagcccagtggtggaccgagtgcccctggtcaggacggcccgcggtgggcattaaggcgcctcgacaaggaggccctagagctggccgctctggcagtctcgtggctccccgagccggagggtccggtgagggtcgagcaggaggcggagtggttcggggtggcaatgtcggacgtttgcgacgccgccatgccccggcgctccgtcgtcctccgcggcgggaggtgtactggtggtcggcggagttagcgcagttgcgcgcgtcttgcgtggctgcgcgccgccgatacgccaaGCATCGCCACCGCCAtattcgcgcacgagaccatgaagaccgggagcggcagctctacaacctctataaagaggcgaagagcgctgcgggtggccgtgcacagggccaaggtcgcggcacgtaaggAGTttgtggagactctcgacgcggacccgtgggggcgcccatacaagctcgtcatgaacaagcttcgtccggcggcgccccgctgtcgcagagtctccggccagaacttctggccaacgttgtcgcggccttgttcccggccaccgaggataccactcctccaccgatggcgccaccggaagtggcgtcatcgtcgttgtcggcaagggatatcccagaggtttcgcccgcggaaatgcgggcggcagtgttcggctgcggggcaaaaacaccgccccgggtctcgacggcatccccggtaaagcctgggtgttagccctcgagtacctggggccgcggctccgtagcctattctccgcctgtatggtgcagggcgtcttcccggcgcggtggaagaccgggaagctcgtcctgcttaagaaagagggagacccgcagagtcgccgtcggcctaccggcccatcgtgctgctcgacgaggtcgccaaacttttgagcgtattatacacgcgcgcctcgtcgagcatctcgagagggtcggtccagattggccgacaaacagtttggttttaggagtggacgctcaactgtccacgcgattctgcgggtcaagtcgcaggcggaggaagcagtggccaggggaatgGTGATTATCGCCGTCTCGTTAGACATTTCTAAcgcttttaattcgctccctggccatgcagcaatgaagcactgcggtaccccgtggtgccgccctatctctgGCGTCTGGTGCGCGCGGACCTCTCCGACAGGtgcgtggtgtatccgggcgccgacgggctggcaccgaagagcgatgtcgtgcggtgtccacgagaggtcggttctaggccctctcttgtggaacatcgggtacgactgggtgctccgtggtgccaatctctggggcgtcgacgtgacgtgttacgcggatgacacgttggtcacggcgacgtctaagaccttcaggacgccgcgatcctggcggcggtgggtaccggccacgtagtgagccgaatcaggcgtttaggtttgaaggtggccctcgagaagaccgaggccatttgttttcacgggcctcggcgaggccaccggccggtgcccacatcgaggttgaggggtgcggattcccatcggcaaaactatgaagtatttaggtctgattttggacagccggtgggaattccgcgcccattttgaaaagttgcggacaaagttgtccagggcagcgggcgctctttctagcctgctgcccaacctggaagccgtcctggtatcccttgccgaaggttgtaccacggggtcgtgcggtccatggcgttgtacggcagcccagtctgggctgacgccctgaaggcgttctgtcgccctcctgcggggcccacagcgggtcgtagcgcagcgggccatacgggcgtaccgcacggtctcgtacgaggcggcttgtcttttggccggattcctgccctgggatctggacgccaaagccctctccgatacttttcattggagggaggaggcgttcaggaacgggcagcgtccggccctgaaggagtggaggccaaagggcctccttacggcgagccgccgtggaggagtggcgttccaggctggaggccccgtcagcggggcttcgggccgtagcggcagtgcgtcctgtctttgcacagtggctggacaggcgccacggcgcggcgacatttcgcctgacgcaggtgctcaccgggcatgggtgcttcggggagtacctgtgtcagatagtaggcacggaggtgagcgccgtgtgtcaccattgtgacaactgcccgcgggatacggcccaacatacgttggagtcttgcccagcctgggacgatgagcgcagcgctctcgtgtcagtcgtcggaggagacctctcgctgccggccgtggtcgcttccatggtcggcagcccggaggcctggcgtgcggtggcccacttctgcgaggtggtcctctcgcagaaggagagtgccgagagggatcgagagaggaggatccctcccgccgtcagaggagacgtaggaggcgccgggtggacgactgaccggcgtctcccgccctgtggaatgggggcgtttggagaattccaccacggtatcccctgcctgtcgtaaaggcgactaataggggccacgaaggggtcgtcggcgggcagcagggggctgcccgtcctagtgcgcatgcacttttcagtgcgtgtagtgcgttcatcgcacactattcggttgacccccgggatggacggcagcgtgttgttggcctcacgctgccgtagacgccgagggcgtccttcggtgcgcgggggcttttgAGCCCCCAAGTAggggagacgggccgcaaggcggcaccgcgcaggggcggttgcggtcgcagactagacatttcaacgtcagaggaagcccgcagccgtccctaatgcgccgaagagggccaccgcggagttttagttggtatgccgtgcgttgtgcatgggttagggactcggcccggcggtcgcccgaaggtctacatcaattccgggcggcgcaacgtcggggcgtaaggcacggtgaccccaacataaccgctcagtcgccccccgcgaaggctgggcggtagtaataaggcactttctccgcgaaaccaaaaaaaaaaaaaaaaaaggttaggttggggtggggtgtgcgggtcgagcaggaggcggagtggttcggggtggcaatgtcggacgtatgcgacgccgccatgccccgggccctcCGTCGTCCGCCGCGGcggcaggtgtactggtggtcggcggagttagcgcagttgcgtgCGTTTTGCGTTGCTGCGCGCCGCCGGTACGCCAGGCATCGTCGCCGCAGGCGAAGAAGGCAGGACCACGAGGACCAGGAGCGGCGGCTCTatggcctctataaagaggcgaagagagcgctgcgggtggccgttcatagggccaaggtcgcggctcGAAAGGAGTTCCTGGGGACTCTCGacggggacccgtgggggcgcccttATCGCTTGGTGATGAACAAGCTTCGCCCAGCGGCgccccactgtcggagagtctccgGCCAGACCTTCTGGCCAGTgtagtcgcggccttgttcccggccaccgtggagaccactcctccaccgatggcgtcaccggaagtggcgtcatcgtcggtaatgagttcggcaagggatatcccgGAGGTGTCGCCCGCGGAATTGCGGGCGGCGGTGCTTCGACTGCGGAGCAAAAACACGGCCCCAGGGCTCGACGGCATTCCCGGTAGAGCgtgggtgctagccctcgagcaccTGGGTCCGAGGCTCCGCAGATTATTCTCCGCCTGTTTGgagcagggcgtcttcccggcgcgttggaaaaccgggaagctcgtcctgctgaagaaggaggacggcccgcagagtcgccgtcggcctaccggcccatcgtgttgctcgacgaggtcgccaaactcttCGAGCGCATCGTCCAtgctcgcctcgtcgagcatctcgagagggtcggtccagaTCTGGCCGACAACCAATACGGTTTCAGGAGGGACGTtctaccgtccacgcgattctgcgggtgaagtcacaggcggaggaagcagtggccagagGCAGCGTAGTTATAGCGATATCGTTGGATATCTCCAACGCATTTAACTCGCTGCCCTGGCCCTGCATCCACGAAAGCACTGCGGtatcacgtggtgccgccctatcttcggcgtctggtgcacgcgtatctGTCTGACAgggacgtggtgtatccgggcgtcGACGGAGTaacaccgaagagcgatgtcgtgcggtgttccacagggctcGGTTTTGGGCCctctcctgtggaacatcgggtacgactgggtgctccgtggtaccaaccACCGGGGTGTCGACGTGACCtgctacgctgacgacacgctGGTCACGGCGACATCAGGGACCTTCCAGGATGCCGcaatcctggcggcggtgggcaccggccaTGTAGTCGATCGCATTCGGCGCTTGGGgctgaaggtggccctcgagaaaacCGAGGCCATCTGTTTTCATGGGCCTCGGagagggccaccggccggtgcccacatcgttgtggggggtgcggattcccatcggcaagaGTATGAAGTACTTGGGTTTGGTTTTAGATAGCCGATGGGAGTTTCGCACCCATTTCACGGTGTTGCGGACAAAATTGtcccgggcagcgggcgctctttcaagcctgctgcccaacttggaaggtcctggtatcccttgccgaaggttgtaccacggggtcgtgcggtccatggcactgtacggcagccctgtttgggctgacgccctgggggagcgttctgtcgctctcctgcggggcccgcagcgagTAGTAGCGCAGCGGGCGAtcagggcgtaccgcacggtctcgttcgaggcggcttgtcttttggccggattcctgccctgggatctggacgccagaGCCCTGTCAGAGGTATTCCACTggcgggaggaggcgttcagtcgcgggcagcgtccggccccgaaggaggttGAGGCCATGAGGGCCTCCCCTACGGCgaagccgccgtggaggagtggcgtctcaggctggaggccccgtcagcggggctccggaccgtcgtggcagtgcggcctgtctttgccgagtggctggacaggcgccacggtgcggcaacctttcggttgacacaggtactcaccgggcatggctgcttcggtgagtatctgtgCCGGATCGTTAGTACGGAGGTgtcggccgtgtgtcaccattgtgacaactgcccgctggaTACGGCTCAACACACTTTGGCGTTgtgtccagcctgggacgaagagcgcagcgctctcagatcagtcgtcggaggagatctctcgctgccggccgtggtcgcttccatggtcggcagcgagaggtcatgGCGTGcagtggcccacttctgcgaggtggtcatctcgcagaaggagggtgccgagagggatcgggagagggaggatccctctcgccgccagaggagaacgtaggaggcgccgggtggacgactgaccggcgtctcccgccctgtggattgggggcgtttggagaattccaccacggtatcccctgcctgtcgtaaaggcgactaataggggccacgatgggggtcgtcggcgggcagcaggggctgtccgccctagtgcatttttgtgcgctcttgcacaattttcggttgaccccgggatggacggcggTGTGcagtaggcctcatgctgccgtagacgccgagggcgtccttcggtgcgcggggcttctgagccccccccacaataggagacgggccgcactaggcggcaccgcgcaggggcggctgcagtTGTAGTCTTAGacaaacgtcagaggaagcctgcagccgtccctaatgcgccgaagagggccaccgcggagttttagttggtatgccgtgcgttgtacataggttagggactcggcccggcggtcgcccgaaggctgacatcaaatccgggcggcgcaacgccgggtcgtaaggcacggtgaccccaacataaccgctcagtcgccccccatgaaggctgggcggtagtcataaggcactttctccgcgacaacaaaaaaaaaaaaaaggttggggtggggtgctaggtcaggaaacctcctcgtggtgcaccctgggcaacggcgcgtcgatcagaccgatcaggctgatctgcgcgctggctaatatcctgacaaccgaggtggttggcggtcgtcgcctcttgcggcggccgtcgtgtTACAGTTCGatgagattggcccatcttgggcggccccggttctgtccggaggtgtcgacgggctcggtgtgcgctcatcccgccccgagcaggcagtggggggggactccctctcccattgtcgccgtcgcagatcgtaatccggtgtggaggtctgtggatatgtctcgcgctcccgctggaccgagggtcttggcttaaccgcccggaccgcgaggaagaaaacctctataaaaatcaccccgaatcccaagcggcggcgcaccgcgaggatgcatggccgatgggtagttcggtctcgagtgcgacccccgccagagtaccggccgacactctgtgcgggttacgctaggcttacccaggtacaggggcactgcctgggcggaccaaccttcccccatactcgtgggactcaGCATggataattcaatttttaaaacccCAAAAATTCTATTGACGAGATTGCCTACTCCGGTTCCGGCC
This DNA window, taken from Manduca sexta isolate Smith_Timp_Sample1 unplaced genomic scaffold, JHU_Msex_v1.0 HiC_scaffold_3411, whole genome shotgun sequence, encodes the following:
- the LOC119192943 gene encoding transcriptional regulatory protein AlgP-like; its protein translation is MAEDEGVRHLPGIMPLDARRREQSRQRMEKELEDQLRQEKRPVTSKRMDIEEPRVISKEDLLHCGHMVRHIVPGIRVDGTLERRAREVEERGAQLAESVKKLQEENSSLRRRLEELEASATQSKQPKGKGIGKKSAKPAPAPAPAPTIPVPVAGPSSAPPQVIAGPSSATAAVTPTTAPTARKTARRTVHLKEEGARPQNKKGGKKGQAVQPAPEPRPLPPACVNGYAVGSGGQEVKERKPATAQAANAQPPQPTRRAEPKLRPPRSAAVIISLTPSAVAKELSYKQSTDGRPGELTSPALISAG